A region from the Methylocystis iwaonis genome encodes:
- a CDS encoding RidA family protein codes for MSNSASDTPAARLAALGLVLPAAAAPVANYVPFMRTGNLLFVSGQLPMGAGGVDPAHKGKLGAGVSLEDGQAAARQAALNVLAQANAAVGDLARLKAVRIGGYVNCAPDFGPVPQVVNGASDLFAAVLGENGKHARFAVGVAQLPLDAAVEVEGIFEILG; via the coding sequence ATGTCGAATTCGGCCAGCGATACGCCCGCCGCGCGCCTTGCCGCGCTCGGGCTCGTTCTGCCCGCCGCGGCCGCGCCCGTGGCGAATTACGTTCCTTTTATGCGAACGGGCAATCTCCTTTTCGTCTCCGGCCAATTGCCCATGGGCGCCGGCGGAGTCGATCCCGCCCATAAGGGCAAGCTCGGCGCTGGCGTGTCGCTCGAAGACGGACAAGCGGCGGCGCGGCAGGCGGCGCTGAATGTTCTGGCGCAGGCCAACGCCGCCGTCGGCGATCTCGCTCGGCTCAAGGCGGTCCGCATCGGCGGCTATGTCAATTGCGCGCCCGATTTCGGGCCGGTGCCGCAAGTCGTCAACGGCGCCTCCGATCTCTTCGCCGCCGTTTTGGGCGAGAATGGCAAGCATGCGCGCTTCGCCGTGGGCGTCGCGCAACTGCCGCTCGACGCCGCCGTCGAGGTCGAGGGCATTTTCGAGATTCTCGGGTGA
- a CDS encoding glycerophosphodiester phosphodiesterase family protein, which yields MTGKDLSWLIATPIAHRGLHGGGLVENSIGAARAAIAAGCAIECDVQATKDGLVVFHDETLERLTAHAGRVADYTTQSLEAMALRGASETIPSFDAFLTAIGGRTPLVVELKSDFDGDLTVAKRVAERLAHYDGPVVVESFDPELIAFLRAQGEALGVAHIPLGVVGEAGYAEADWPMLTPQRRAEMTHFLHYPRTRPDFLSWNAADLPHAIPFLAREALGIPVTVWTIRSAAQATVARQWADQIVFEKFRP from the coding sequence GTGACGGGAAAAGACCTTAGCTGGCTTATCGCCACGCCGATCGCGCATCGCGGCTTGCATGGCGGCGGGCTTGTCGAGAATTCAATCGGCGCGGCGCGCGCGGCGATCGCCGCGGGCTGCGCGATCGAATGCGACGTGCAGGCCACGAAAGACGGTCTCGTCGTCTTTCACGACGAGACGCTGGAGCGTCTCACCGCGCATGCCGGCCGGGTCGCCGACTATACGACGCAAAGCCTCGAAGCGATGGCGCTGCGCGGCGCATCGGAGACCATTCCGTCTTTCGACGCCTTTCTCACAGCGATCGGCGGCCGCACGCCGCTCGTTGTGGAATTGAAGAGTGACTTCGACGGCGATCTGACTGTCGCAAAGCGCGTCGCCGAAAGGCTGGCGCATTACGATGGGCCTGTTGTGGTCGAAAGCTTCGATCCGGAGCTGATCGCATTCTTGCGCGCGCAGGGAGAAGCGCTCGGCGTCGCCCATATCCCGCTCGGCGTCGTCGGCGAAGCCGGCTACGCCGAAGCCGACTGGCCGATGTTGACGCCCCAACGGCGCGCGGAAATGACTCATTTTTTGCACTATCCGCGCACGCGGCCGGATTTTCTTTCCTGGAACGCCGCCGATCTTCCGCACGCCATTCCCTTCCTCGCACGCGAAGCGCTCGGCATTCCCGTAACGGTGTGGACGATCCGTTCGGCCGCGCAAGCCACTGTCGCGCGGCAATGGGCGGACCAAATCGTCTTCGAGAAATTCAGGCCGTAG
- a CDS encoding SulP family inorganic anion transporter, producing the protein MLRKHLDYYLRYLDHDIPAGLVVFLVALPLCLGIAVASGAPPFSGVIAGIVGGLVVSIASGSQLSVSGPAAGLAVIVAAAVEKLGFDGMLLAVALSGLIQVAMGYVRAGVIGAYFPSSVIKGMLAAIGVILIMKQLPHAVGYDADAESDLSFLEGDSHTSFSFLTSALQSISPGATLVACVSLGILILWETPTIKERKILSLVPGPLVAVIFGVFFNLIARSALPSLAIAPQHLVGLPVISGPLEFFREFHFPDLHLLANAQVYVTAATIALVGSLETLLSLEAADKLDPLKRTAPPDQELKAQGLGNFISGMVGGLPITAVIVRSSANINAGAHTKVSAVVHGLLLLLAVMFLSSILNMIPLACLAAVLLLTGYKLAKPKLTIEQYEKGFDQFAPFAITIAAILLTDLLEGMAIGMAVGIFFVLRGNYHSAFALTRDGSNYLLRLQKDVSFLNKAPLRDILDSIEPDSYVVIDGTRATFIDHDIMETLDDFFKAAGDDNIRVELKNMRGLAPVNGLVAAA; encoded by the coding sequence GTGCTTCGCAAACATCTGGACTACTACCTACGTTATCTCGACCACGACATTCCGGCGGGGCTTGTCGTCTTTCTCGTGGCGTTGCCGCTTTGTCTCGGCATTGCCGTCGCTTCCGGGGCGCCGCCGTTTTCGGGGGTCATCGCCGGCATCGTCGGCGGGCTCGTCGTCTCGATCGCCAGCGGATCGCAGCTCAGCGTCTCGGGGCCGGCGGCCGGCCTTGCGGTCATCGTCGCGGCCGCGGTCGAGAAGCTCGGTTTCGACGGCATGCTGCTCGCTGTCGCGCTTTCTGGCCTCATCCAGGTCGCCATGGGCTATGTGCGCGCCGGCGTGATCGGCGCCTATTTCCCGTCGTCGGTGATCAAGGGCATGCTCGCCGCAATCGGCGTCATTCTGATTATGAAGCAATTGCCGCATGCCGTCGGGTACGATGCGGACGCCGAGAGCGATCTGTCCTTCCTCGAGGGGGACAGCCATACAAGCTTCTCGTTCCTGACGTCGGCCTTGCAGTCGATCTCGCCGGGCGCGACCCTCGTCGCCTGCGTTTCGCTTGGCATTCTCATCCTATGGGAGACGCCGACGATCAAGGAGCGCAAAATCCTCTCGCTTGTGCCCGGCCCGCTGGTCGCCGTCATTTTCGGCGTGTTCTTCAACCTTATTGCGCGGTCGGCGCTTCCTTCGTTGGCGATTGCGCCGCAACATCTGGTCGGGCTGCCCGTGATCTCCGGTCCGTTGGAGTTCTTTCGCGAGTTTCACTTCCCCGATCTCCATCTGCTCGCCAACGCACAAGTCTATGTCACGGCCGCGACGATCGCGCTCGTCGGCAGCCTGGAGACGTTGCTGAGCCTGGAGGCGGCCGATAAGCTCGATCCTTTGAAGCGTACGGCGCCGCCGGACCAGGAGTTGAAGGCGCAGGGCCTCGGCAATTTCATATCCGGAATGGTCGGCGGCCTGCCGATCACGGCGGTGATCGTCCGCAGCTCCGCGAATATCAACGCCGGCGCCCATACCAAGGTCTCGGCCGTCGTGCACGGACTGTTGCTGCTGCTGGCCGTGATGTTTCTTTCCTCGATTCTCAACATGATCCCGCTCGCTTGTCTCGCTGCGGTGCTGCTGCTCACCGGCTACAAGCTCGCCAAGCCGAAGTTGACGATCGAGCAATATGAGAAGGGATTCGACCAATTCGCGCCCTTCGCCATCACGATCGCGGCGATCCTCCTGACCGATCTGCTGGAAGGCATGGCGATCGGCATGGCGGTCGGCATTTTCTTCGTGCTGCGGGGCAATTATCATTCCGCCTTCGCGCTCACTCGCGACGGAAGCAATTATCTGCTGCGCTTGCAGAAGGACGTGTCCTTCCTCAACAAGGCGCCGTTGCGAGACATTCTCGACAGCATCGAGCCGGACAGCTACGTCGTGATCGACGGCACGCGCGCGACCTTCATCGACCACGACATTATGGAGACGCTCGACGATTTCTTCAAAGCGGCGGGCGACGACAATATTCGCGTCGAGCTGAAGAATATGCGCGGGCTGGCGCCTGTGAACGGGCTCGTGGCGGCGGCCTGA
- the can gene encoding carbonate dehydratase has translation MMKAHDKLLLENKAWAQEVRRREPDYFERLARGQDPEFLWIGCADSRVPADIIVNAEPGRIFAHRNIANQVIVTDFNCLGVVQYAVEVLKVKHIIVCGHYNCGGVKAALSHQTPELMLVHKWLLHIRDVYRLHREELDALGSLDDKADRLVELNVIEQVNNLSHTSILQKAWKAERRPMVHGWVFGVEDGLLNQLITLGPESEIDPLYRWEDAPH, from the coding sequence ATGATGAAAGCACACGATAAGCTCCTTCTGGAAAACAAGGCTTGGGCGCAGGAAGTTCGTCGTCGGGAGCCCGACTATTTCGAGCGCCTCGCGCGTGGCCAAGACCCCGAATTCCTTTGGATCGGCTGCGCCGACAGCCGTGTGCCCGCCGATATCATCGTCAACGCCGAGCCGGGGCGCATCTTCGCGCATCGCAATATCGCCAATCAGGTGATCGTGACCGACTTCAACTGCCTCGGCGTTGTGCAATATGCGGTCGAGGTTTTGAAGGTCAAGCATATCATCGTCTGCGGGCATTATAACTGCGGCGGCGTGAAAGCGGCGCTTTCACATCAGACGCCCGAGTTGATGCTCGTGCACAAATGGCTGCTGCACATCAGGGACGTCTATCGCCTTCACAGAGAAGAGCTCGACGCTCTCGGCTCTTTGGACGATAAGGCGGACCGCCTCGTCGAGCTCAATGTGATCGAGCAGGTCAATAATCTCTCCCATACGTCGATTTTGCAGAAAGCCTGGAAGGCGGAGCGGCGCCCGATGGTGCATGGCTGGGTCTTCGGCGTCGAGGACGGGCTGTTGAATCAGCTCATTACCTTGGGGCCGGAGAGCGAGATCGACCCACTCTACAGATGGGAGGACGCACCGCACTAA
- a CDS encoding NAD(P)H-hydrate dehydratase, whose product MPTSPFPLELLTTEQMARADRMTIESGVPSMELMESAAVAIARVTSRILQRTSGRRVLVLCGPGNNGGDGYVAARLLKAQRYKVRVASLVPPDQLRGDAARAAAGWTGTLLPAEECDFHGVDLVIDALFGTGLARDLDPDAQALVNRLNQWRRETKQNVVAVDIPSGVDGTTGAIRGAAVEADETITFFRVKTGHLLLPGRLRCGKLTCAHIGIRASTLESMAVRTFVNAPDLWLSALPRPKVDGHKYTRGHALVVSGGASFTGAARLSAAAALRAGAGLVTLASPSDALPVNASALTSVMVRPADGAAGLAAVLADERKNAVAIGPGLGVSEESCRQVEVALTPQAYRRAAVLDADALTSFESDPFRLWRATRAAPGPVVMTPHAGEFARLFAECNADCALRSKLDRARDAARVSGAVVLFKGPDTVVAAPDGRVSILPYASPWLATAGSGDVLTGIVAGLLAQRMDGFFAASAAAWMHARAAEIFGPGLIADDIISSLPQVWRELYGPVK is encoded by the coding sequence ATGCCGACGAGTCCCTTTCCGCTCGAGCTCCTCACGACCGAACAAATGGCCCGCGCCGATCGGATGACGATCGAGAGCGGCGTGCCGAGCATGGAGCTTATGGAGAGCGCCGCAGTGGCGATCGCGCGGGTCACGAGCCGCATTCTCCAGCGCACCAGCGGGCGCCGGGTGCTCGTGCTCTGCGGTCCGGGCAATAATGGCGGCGACGGCTATGTGGCGGCGCGGCTCCTGAAGGCGCAGCGCTACAAGGTGCGCGTCGCTTCGCTCGTGCCGCCCGACCAGTTGCGCGGCGACGCGGCGCGTGCGGCGGCCGGCTGGACCGGCACGCTTTTGCCGGCGGAAGAATGCGACTTCCACGGGGTCGATCTCGTTATCGACGCGCTCTTCGGCACGGGCCTCGCGCGCGATCTCGATCCCGACGCCCAGGCGCTGGTGAACCGCCTCAACCAATGGCGCCGCGAAACCAAGCAGAATGTCGTGGCCGTCGATATTCCGAGCGGCGTCGACGGCACGACAGGAGCGATCCGCGGCGCGGCGGTCGAAGCGGACGAGACCATCACTTTCTTTCGCGTGAAGACCGGGCATCTGCTGCTGCCGGGCCGGCTGCGTTGCGGCAAGCTCACCTGCGCCCATATCGGCATCCGCGCCTCGACCCTCGAATCAATGGCGGTGCGGACCTTCGTCAACGCCCCGGATCTGTGGCTGTCGGCGCTGCCGCGGCCGAAGGTGGACGGACATAAATATACGCGCGGCCATGCGCTGGTCGTATCGGGCGGCGCCTCCTTCACCGGCGCCGCGCGGCTTTCCGCTGCGGCCGCTTTGCGCGCGGGGGCGGGGCTGGTCACGCTGGCGAGTCCGAGCGACGCTTTGCCGGTCAACGCCAGCGCGCTCACCTCCGTCATGGTGCGGCCGGCCGACGGCGCCGCTGGCCTCGCCGCGGTGCTGGCCGACGAGCGCAAGAACGCCGTCGCCATCGGCCCAGGCCTCGGCGTCAGCGAAGAAAGTTGCCGGCAGGTGGAGGTCGCGCTGACGCCGCAGGCCTATCGCCGCGCCGCCGTGCTGGACGCCGATGCGCTGACGAGCTTCGAGAGCGACCCTTTCCGCCTGTGGCGCGCGACCCGCGCGGCGCCGGGCCCCGTGGTGATGACGCCGCACGCGGGCGAATTTGCGCGGCTTTTCGCGGAATGTAACGCCGATTGCGCGCTGCGCTCGAAGCTCGACAGGGCGCGCGACGCCGCGCGGGTGAGCGGGGCGGTCGTGCTGTTCAAGGGACCGGACACTGTGGTCGCCGCGCCAGACGGCCGCGTTTCCATTCTGCCCTATGCGAGCCCCTGGCTCGCCACCGCCGGCTCGGGCGATGTGCTGACGGGAATCGTCGCCGGCCTCCTCGCCCAGCGGATGGACGGGTTTTTCGCCGCCTCCGCCGCCGCCTGGATGCATGCGCGCGCCGCCGAGATCTTCGGGCCGGGGCTAATCGCGGACGACATAATCTCGTCGCTGCCGCAGGTTTGGCGGGAGCTTTATGGCCCCGTCAAATGA
- a CDS encoding transposase, which produces MLTAILLAYDAHAQPLRRDAVTRSLASLVEACVEGLVADAVLAGAPGRGLDKVADEAGCELVEAEQMSEGLAQALAAARREKILLLNAGYAVERGFVDEVNDAFAYGGGDRCYVLRAAPASLVTRLIPRLAAPAGIIARKSALRAQASADLSRLARRLRCSELSSSARRTF; this is translated from the coding sequence ATGTTGACAGCCATTCTCCTCGCCTATGACGCACACGCCCAACCGCTGCGCCGGGACGCCGTCACGCGCAGCCTCGCCTCGCTGGTCGAGGCCTGCGTCGAAGGTCTCGTCGCCGACGCGGTTCTCGCCGGCGCGCCCGGCCGCGGGCTCGATAAGGTGGCCGATGAAGCGGGCTGCGAGCTGGTCGAGGCCGAGCAAATGTCGGAAGGGCTCGCGCAGGCGCTCGCCGCCGCGCGCCGGGAAAAAATTTTGCTACTGAATGCGGGCTATGCCGTCGAGCGCGGCTTCGTCGACGAGGTGAACGACGCCTTCGCCTATGGCGGCGGCGATCGCTGCTATGTGCTGCGGGCCGCGCCTGCGTCGCTCGTCACAAGGCTTATCCCGAGGCTGGCCGCGCCGGCCGGAATCATCGCGCGCAAAAGCGCCCTGCGGGCGCAGGCCAGCGCCGATCTTTCGCGCCTCGCCAGGCGGCTGCGCTGCTCGGAGCTCTCAAGCAGCGCGCGCCGCACCTTCTGA
- the ypfJ gene encoding KPN_02809 family neutral zinc metallopeptidase, whose product MKWEDLQTSENIEDRRGEEGGYGGGPSVGGGGIGLGTMVVLGLIGWALGINPAVLIGGAEMLSKMHGERGQIAQQEERPHQTSKPTDQMGLFVSKILGSNEDVWAAVLPEQKGIAFKAPRLVLFDGETTSRCGQAQSAMGPFYCPLDQRIYLDTSFFRDMKQRYGGGGDFAYAYVISHEMGHHIENLLGILPKVQRAQARAGSRAEANALSVRVELMADCLAGVWAKNGDARSHFLEEGDVQKAVASAQAIGDDRLQKASRGYVVPDSFTHGSSAQRTEWLMRGLKSGRIDACDTFGR is encoded by the coding sequence ATGAAGTGGGAAGATTTACAGACGTCTGAGAACATCGAGGACCGCCGCGGCGAAGAGGGCGGCTACGGCGGGGGCCCGAGCGTCGGCGGCGGCGGCATTGGCCTCGGCACGATGGTTGTTCTCGGCCTCATCGGCTGGGCGCTCGGCATCAATCCGGCGGTGCTCATCGGCGGCGCGGAGATGCTCAGCAAGATGCATGGCGAGCGCGGCCAGATCGCGCAGCAGGAGGAGCGCCCGCATCAGACGTCCAAGCCGACCGATCAGATGGGCCTTTTCGTCTCAAAAATACTCGGCTCGAACGAGGATGTGTGGGCGGCGGTGCTCCCTGAGCAGAAGGGCATCGCGTTCAAGGCGCCGCGCCTCGTGCTCTTCGACGGCGAGACGACCTCGCGCTGCGGGCAGGCGCAATCGGCCATGGGGCCGTTCTACTGTCCGCTCGATCAGCGCATCTATCTCGACACCTCCTTCTTCCGCGACATGAAGCAGCGCTACGGCGGCGGCGGGGATTTCGCCTATGCCTATGTCATCTCGCACGAGATGGGGCATCACATCGAGAACCTCCTCGGCATTCTGCCCAAGGTGCAGCGCGCCCAGGCCCGCGCCGGCAGCCGCGCCGAGGCCAATGCGCTCTCCGTCCGCGTCGAGCTGATGGCGGATTGCCTCGCGGGGGTCTGGGCGAAGAACGGCGACGCGCGCAGCCATTTTCTGGAGGAAGGCGACGTCCAGAAAGCGGTGGCTTCGGCCCAGGCGATCGGCGACGACCGCCTGCAGAAGGCCTCGCGCGGCTATGTCGTGCCGGACAGCTTCACCCATGGCTCCTCGGCCCAGCGCACCGAGTGGCTGATGCGCGGCCTGAAGAGCGGCAGGATCGACGCCTGCGACACCTTCGGTCGGTGA
- a CDS encoding TonB-dependent receptor, protein MSPFRLRRLLALAAIVGVVVPNGPAFAQRALPTIEVGAAHRQRTTAPRRDVAAMPRQAPVSPQAAPAPSESTADKQTARLDRLLPKTGANVYRLDRSAIESLPQGNQATLDQILLQSPGVTQDSAAGGNFHVRNEHGNVQYRVNGILLPDGVSGGFSQVMDTGFIGSVSLITGALPAQYGLRTAGVVDIVSRPPPPTPGGNVSIYGGSHATGQSAFDYGAQGGRWEAFASGRLTMNNLGLQNTTPGHEALHDRTRQGRFFGFASYAIDESTKLSFITGTSVVGYQIPNNPGQPPQFAPYGVNWFDSGKLNENQVERTYYNVLALSKSTAELDAQISYFSRYSAVHYVPDAIGDLIFNGVASDVYRAGLVNGLQGDAAYRLGDHTLRGGFTVSGEQTKVINSSLVFPLDADGNPGNTPIGAYDPNIKLGWLAGVYAQDEWKLTDNLTLNAGLRFDQMWQFVTANQLSPRASLVFKPVEGTEFHVGYARYFTPPAQALAAPTNLAVYANTTQQAEIPLSSPVRPERAHYIDVGVTQRLTPQLEAGVDFYYKRARNLLDDGQFGQAYVQTAFNYARAYNTGVELKALFRDGDFRAYANLAWARQRATQVTSNQFLFGSDEIDYISGHYIYTDHAQTLSGSAGASYVFWGTRGSVSMIYGSGLRSGFANTTHASPYTQLNLGLAREIGTVFDRPLTLRFDIVNLLDHAYQLRDGSGIGVFAPQYGPRRGFFVGLKQAF, encoded by the coding sequence ATGTCGCCTTTTCGCCTTCGGCGTTTGCTTGCCCTCGCCGCCATCGTCGGTGTCGTGGTTCCGAACGGGCCCGCCTTTGCGCAGCGGGCGCTGCCGACGATCGAGGTGGGCGCGGCGCATCGCCAGCGGACGACGGCTCCCAGGCGGGACGTCGCCGCGATGCCGCGCCAGGCGCCGGTTTCACCGCAGGCCGCGCCGGCGCCGTCCGAGTCAACCGCTGACAAACAAACGGCGCGGCTCGACCGGCTGCTGCCGAAAACCGGCGCCAATGTTTACCGGCTCGACCGCAGCGCGATCGAGTCGCTGCCGCAGGGCAATCAGGCGACGCTCGATCAAATCCTTCTGCAAAGCCCCGGCGTGACGCAGGATTCGGCGGCGGGCGGCAATTTCCACGTGCGTAACGAGCACGGGAATGTTCAGTATCGCGTCAACGGCATTCTCTTGCCCGACGGCGTGTCCGGCGGGTTTTCGCAGGTGATGGACACGGGCTTCATCGGCTCCGTATCGCTCATCACCGGGGCGCTTCCCGCGCAATATGGACTGCGCACGGCCGGCGTCGTCGACATCGTGTCGCGTCCGCCCCCACCGACGCCGGGCGGCAACGTCAGCATCTATGGCGGCAGCCACGCCACCGGACAGAGCGCTTTTGATTACGGCGCCCAGGGGGGCCGTTGGGAAGCCTTCGCTTCGGGCCGGCTGACCATGAACAATCTCGGCCTCCAAAATACGACGCCTGGCCATGAGGCGCTGCACGACCGGACGCGACAGGGACGGTTTTTCGGCTTCGCCTCCTATGCGATCGACGAGTCGACCAAGCTGAGCTTCATCACCGGAACCTCCGTCGTCGGCTATCAAATCCCCAACAATCCCGGCCAACCGCCGCAGTTCGCGCCCTATGGGGTCAACTGGTTCGACTCGGGCAAGCTCAACGAAAATCAGGTCGAACGCACATACTACAACGTGCTGGCGCTGTCGAAATCCACAGCCGAGCTGGACGCTCAGATCTCCTATTTCTCGCGTTACTCGGCCGTCCATTACGTGCCGGACGCGATCGGCGATCTCATTTTCAACGGCGTCGCGTCCGACGTCTATCGCGCAGGCCTCGTCAATGGCCTGCAGGGCGACGCCGCCTACCGTTTGGGCGACCATACGCTGCGCGGCGGCTTCACCGTCAGCGGCGAACAAACCAAGGTGATCAACTCTTCGCTCGTCTTCCCGCTCGACGCCGACGGCAACCCGGGCAACACGCCGATCGGCGCCTATGACCCTAACATCAAACTTGGGTGGCTCGCGGGCGTCTATGCGCAGGACGAGTGGAAGCTCACCGATAATCTCACGCTGAACGCAGGTCTGCGTTTCGACCAGATGTGGCAGTTCGTGACCGCCAACCAGTTGAGCCCGCGCGCGTCGCTCGTCTTCAAGCCGGTCGAAGGCACAGAATTCCATGTTGGCTATGCGCGCTATTTCACGCCGCCCGCGCAGGCTCTCGCGGCGCCGACCAATCTCGCGGTCTACGCCAATACGACCCAGCAGGCGGAGATTCCGCTCTCGAGTCCCGTGCGGCCCGAGCGAGCGCATTATATCGACGTCGGCGTGACGCAAAGGCTGACGCCGCAGCTCGAAGCGGGCGTCGATTTCTATTACAAGCGGGCGAGAAACCTCCTGGACGACGGCCAATTCGGACAAGCCTATGTCCAGACCGCTTTCAATTACGCCCGCGCCTATAATACGGGCGTCGAGTTGAAGGCGCTTTTCCGCGACGGAGATTTTCGCGCCTACGCCAATCTCGCCTGGGCGCGCCAGCGCGCAACTCAGGTAACGTCGAACCAGTTCCTTTTCGGTTCGGACGAGATCGACTACATCTCGGGCCACTACATCTACACTGACCATGCGCAGACGCTGAGCGGCTCCGCGGGCGCTTCCTATGTCTTCTGGGGGACGCGCGGGTCCGTCAGCATGATTTACGGCAGCGGCCTGCGCAGCGGCTTCGCCAACACCACGCACGCCTCGCCCTATACGCAGCTCAATCTTGGTCTTGCGCGTGAGATCGGAACGGTTTTCGACCGGCCCCTGACCTTGCGCTTCGACATCGTCAATCTTCTCGACCACGCCTATCAATTGCGCGACGGCTCCGGGATCGGCGTCTTTGCGCCGCAATACGGGCCGCGCCGGGGCTTTTTCGTCGGGCTGAAACAGGCGTTTTGA
- a CDS encoding TIGR00282 family metallophosphoesterase produces MRILFVGDVLGRAGRAAVVRYVPRLREKWALDFVVCNGENAAGGFGITESICEEMLMAGVDCVTLGNHAFDQRETLVFIERQPRLLRPINYPPGTPGRGSNLFTAARGQQVLVINPMGRVFMDAIDDPFAAMERELGACPLGVACDAIIVDMHAETSSEKMALGHFVDGRASLVVGTHTHVPTADAQILPGGTAYLTDAGMTGDYDSVIGMDKEEPMRRFIRKTPGARYEPASGEATFCGVAAEIGPDGLATMITPVRLGGRLKREWPQEWGAP; encoded by the coding sequence ATGCGCATCCTCTTCGTCGGCGACGTGCTCGGCCGCGCCGGCCGCGCCGCGGTGGTCCGCTATGTCCCGCGGTTGCGCGAAAAATGGGCGCTCGATTTCGTGGTCTGCAACGGCGAGAACGCCGCCGGGGGCTTCGGCATCACCGAGTCGATCTGCGAGGAGATGCTGATGGCGGGCGTCGATTGCGTGACGCTCGGCAATCACGCCTTCGACCAGCGGGAGACGCTTGTGTTCATCGAGCGCCAGCCGCGCCTGCTGCGGCCGATCAACTATCCGCCGGGCACGCCGGGTCGGGGCTCCAATCTCTTCACCGCGGCGCGCGGCCAGCAGGTGCTGGTGATCAATCCCATGGGCCGCGTCTTCATGGACGCGATCGACGACCCCTTCGCGGCGATGGAGCGCGAACTCGGGGCATGCCCCTTGGGCGTCGCCTGCGACGCCATTATCGTCGACATGCACGCCGAAACCTCGAGCGAGAAGATGGCGCTCGGCCATTTCGTCGACGGCCGCGCCTCGCTGGTGGTGGGCACGCACACCCATGTGCCGACCGCCGACGCGCAAATCCTGCCGGGCGGCACGGCCTATCTCACCGACGCCGGCATGACCGGCGACTACGACTCGGTGATCGGCATGGACAAGGAAGAGCCGATGCGCCGCTTCATCCGCAAGACGCCGGGCGCGCGCTACGAGCCGGCGAGCGGTGAGGCGACCTTCTGCGGCGTGGCGGCGGAGATCGGCCCCGACGGTCTCGCGACGATGATAACGCCCGTGCGGCTCGGCGGCCGGCTGAAGCGCGAATGGCCGCAGGAGTGGGGCGCGCCGTGA
- a CDS encoding aminodeoxychorismate synthase component I, protein MPDVAASPISPTLTDAPARPYVVFEDGRDGRTLLFSEPEEIIVAREPREAKDAFARMEAATKRGLYLAGYASYELGYALEPKFWTQTTPRSRTPLLLFGAFRAPQPWTLPPADAPAPYIPLTPAWSQAEYAERFQACRDYIFAGDVYQINLTFPLYGRYEGDPLALYRGLRKRQPVAYGGVVALGEETVVSLSPEVFFEAQGRSIRARPMKGTAQRGVMPTEDMARAQYLVEDEKSRAENLMIVDLLRNDLSRLAEVGSVKVTDLFTVQTYPTLHQMTSGIEARLRDDVTLADLFTGLFPCGSVTGAPKIRAMEIIRDLECAPRGVYCGSLGLIAPDGDIRFNVAIRTLTLFPDHELVCNVGSAVVADSRAREEYEECLIKARFLTGTSERGA, encoded by the coding sequence ATGCCCGACGTCGCCGCCAGCCCAATTTCTCCGACGCTCACCGACGCGCCGGCGCGGCCCTATGTCGTCTTCGAGGACGGGCGCGACGGCCGCACCCTGCTCTTCAGCGAGCCGGAGGAAATCATCGTCGCCCGCGAGCCACGCGAGGCCAAGGACGCTTTCGCCCGCATGGAGGCGGCGACGAAGCGCGGGCTCTATCTCGCCGGCTACGCCAGCTATGAGCTGGGCTATGCGCTGGAGCCCAAATTCTGGACGCAGACGACGCCGCGCTCGCGCACGCCGCTGCTGCTCTTTGGCGCCTTCCGTGCGCCGCAGCCCTGGACCCTGCCGCCGGCCGACGCCCCGGCGCCCTACATCCCGCTGACGCCCGCCTGGTCGCAGGCCGAATATGCCGAGCGTTTCCAGGCCTGTCGCGACTATATTTTCGCGGGCGACGTCTATCAGATCAATCTCACCTTCCCGCTCTACGGCCGCTACGAGGGCGACCCGCTGGCGCTCTATCGCGGTCTGCGCAAGCGCCAGCCGGTCGCCTATGGCGGCGTCGTGGCGCTGGGCGAGGAGACGGTCGTCTCGCTCTCGCCCGAAGTCTTCTTCGAGGCGCAGGGACGGTCCATCCGCGCCCGGCCGATGAAGGGCACGGCGCAGCGCGGCGTGATGCCGACCGAGGACATGGCGCGCGCGCAATATCTCGTCGAGGACGAGAAGTCGCGCGCCGAAAACCTGATGATCGTCGATCTGCTCCGCAATGATCTCTCGCGTCTCGCGGAGGTCGGCTCGGTGAAGGTCACGGACCTCTTCACCGTGCAAACCTACCCGACGCTGCATCAGATGACCTCGGGCATCGAGGCGCGGCTGCGGGACGACGTGACGCTGGCCGATCTCTTCACAGGGCTTTTCCCCTGCGGCTCGGTGACGGGCGCGCCGAAGATACGCGCCATGGAGATCATCCGCGATCTCGAATGCGCGCCGCGCGGGGTCTATTGCGGCTCGCTCGGCCTCATCGCGCCCGATGGCGACATCCGCTTCAATGTCGCGATCCGCACGCTGACGCTCTTTCCCGATCACGAACTGGTCTGCAATGTCGGCTCGGCGGTCGTCGCCGATTCCCGCGCCCGCGAAGAGTATGAGGAATGTCTGATCAAGGCCCGATTCCTGACGGGGACGAGCGAACGCGGGGCGTGA